The stretch of DNA GTATCTGCGGGTCAGATCATGCCGCACACTGATGTTGATTTCTTCCATGGAAACACGTGGCTACCTGCTGAGATGTTCGATAGGATATGTGATGTTGCCCTGTATCGGTCTGCCAGAAAACCTAAACCCAGACCAATCTGCACTTTTTTACTTCATCCATGCAGGAGCTGGGACAATAAATACGTGCAAGACGTGGGGGCGTATATATTCAGGGACAGATTATTGTGGTCGCTTGTGCTGGTCACCTGTGGAGGTGTCATATGACAATGTGACCAAAAGTAATGGAAAATCTGCCATTAATGTAATAAGGgtgctcgtacttgtaattaCAGCTACACGGTGCAATAATACTTACGACATATGTTTAACCATACTCTGGTGAGAACattatactgtacttgaatAATACATACTTGGATAGAGCCGGTGTGTAGAAAAAGGTGGTAAAGGAATGCAAATCTGAATATACTATATATGGCAATTATTACACGAAATAGAGGTCGTATCTAAAATATAACAGAACCAATGGACTCGCATAGATACGGAAAATCGTTCTATACATGTCGTTTACCAAATTCGTATTTCTCTCAATGTGAATACTACTACACCCACTAGCGTTGTCCGTGGGGGGCATGTTTGATCTACTACCAAAATACCCCCAATCTGAGAACGTCTAAAATCGGCACTACTAACTGCATCATCTGTATTTTGGAAATATGGATGTAACTGGGTCGACACTATGCAATTATGGAGATTGTCGTCAGCTATCCTTTGGAATATCTTCATTGAGATGTCCCCATCAGTCAGTGATCCAACTTATGCCTATTAACCGAAATCCATCATTGTGCAAATTTTATGTAAGAACAATACGTAGTAGAATGCGTCGAAACAAGACACACATCAATTCGAGTAAATACGAGGTACAGTAACATTCACCTGGACGGAATCAACCAAATTCAACAGTAAGAACATTGGTGTATTTGCGAAATTCAAGTCAAACTCCTACTCGCCATTTGATCAACGTATCCATCCCTATTTCGACAGAAATAGTTACCTCGTACTGGGATTGGCACTCAGAAATGAAATACTTTGTTACCCCTGGCAGTGTAGCTGCAGTACAATGCAAGTAAACTAGTTCACACGGTCTAAGATCTCTTTTAATGCCACTTGAAGTATCCAAAAGACCAGGTATTGCTGATATTCAGAGACGTACAATTCGTTCTTCTGCACAATGACGTTGTTACTTTGaattgtacaatacataatgtactgtagttagTTGCATGACCACCAACCACACTCACAATGGAAGATGTATGCCAAGCCAGCCAGTTACTATATATATCTGAGCTGTTCCCTCTTTGAGAAATGCGTTCAGTTATCGGTTTTAATTTCAGCACCAGACATTGACGACAAAAATACAAAGaaccggtactgtaccgtactCATATTCATTCTCATATTCTTCCGTCGCCGTCTGAAGGAGACACAGGTTATGAGAATATTTGTACGACAGTTGTATGTGTCTGCTTCTATGTCAGATTGTAACTACGCTTGTCTTTTTCGGTCAGGTCCTACTTTTCCGATTTGGGTCTGCTCAAACTCTGTCGATTGTGATAACTCCGAGGGGGCAAGTGCGAGTACCAGTTGAAGCGGGACAAGCACCGAACCGGTACAGGTACTTTGCTCCGTGTGTATTTATCGACATATATAACTGTGGCGCATAATCCTCCCTTGTGTGTCATTTTTGCCCTATCCTATGTCTACCCATTGTTGTcgtggtacagtatgtactcatTTACTTATATACCAGGTCCAACATCTCGCACTTTTCTATAGTACAAGCatcgtacagtaattaGTCTCTTGGACATTGTTCCTCTTTTAGATCAGAATGtgcctacagtacagtaccacgGGTATGTATTGTGCTGTACGGCGGATATACCTTGCATTGTAGTACGTGTACGAAACCCATCTTCTCTGTCACCAGTGCTTTAAGTCCTCCTTTGCCAAATCGCATTACTCCCTCTCTGACTACACACCTCCCACTCCCACATTACAAAACTGTACGCTCCCTACACCATATTGCACAAGGTTCAGTTTTGATAGTCCAGACACTCAGCACACCACAGTGAAAGCCCCAATGGAGACCCCAAACCTGTCGATTCCAGAGGGGATCAGCGACGAGCTGCGGGTGCCGCTCGAAAAGCTGATCCACGACTTCAAGGTGAGTACCGCATTCGAGCATTTCTGCTCCAGACCCATGACTAACCCAGGAAGGAGACATCACCGCTAAGGGGTATCAGAAGCGCCGAGAACAATTGATAGCCGTGTACATTCAACGCCACCAACACTCGCGGAGCTCGGACCGGGTCGACGACTCGCCTGCCTCCTCTCGCCCGGCCTCACATCACATTTACTCGCTGTCAAAAGACCTCGGATCGGCCTCATCTCCCTCGTCCTTCGACGTGGCCCACGAGTCCGTGggcgaggaggaagaggcgCTGCTGATGCCGCTGGAGCCGCGGGAGATACCGGATACGATGCGCGACCCTCACAACACCGCCGTCGCCATGGCCAAATTCGACAATCTGCCGTCAATTCTGCGGCACAGAGCAAAGACGAACGCAGCCCACACTGCCATCATCACGTTGGACGACgccaagggcaaggacgTGAACGTAATCACGTGGGAAAAGCTCGCCTCGAAGGCCGAACGGGTGGCCCAGATGATCAGAGACAAGTCGAACCTGTACCGAGCCGACCGCGTGGCTCTGCTGTACCAGGACtcagaggtggtggagtttgCGGTGGCGATTCTGGGCTGCTTCCTCGCCGGCGTCGTGGCCGTGCCCATCAACCCGTTCTACCACTTCAAGGACACCACCTACGTCATGCACACGACCCAGATCCATCTGGCGCTGACCACCGAAGTGACGTACAAGATTGTGCACAAACACATGGTCCAGGACCGCCAGCAGTGGCCCAAGGGCGTTGAGTGGTGGAAAACAAACGAATTTGGAAGTTATCAGAAGCCCAGCAAGCACGCGGAGATGCCTGCTCTGCAGGTGCCCGATCTTGCGTACATTGAGTTCTCCAGATCGCCCACTGGAGACCTGCGAGGCGTGGTCATGTCGCACAGAACTATCATTCACCAAATGACGTGTCTGACTGCCATGCTCAAGTCCCGAGACAAGTTTGTGCAGCCCGATAACCGGTACCAGCGAGGAGACGTGATACTGTCGTCCTTAGACTCCCGACAGTCCATCGGTCTGATCATGGGTGTTCTTCTAACCGTTTACACAGGCTCTACGCTTGTTTGGATCCCGCATTCTGCACTTGCCGTGCCTGGTTTGTATGCCAATGCCATTTCTCGACATAAAGTAACCATCCTGCTGTCTGACTACCCGGCTCTCAAACAGGTGGCGTACAACTACCAGTCGTTCCCTCAGCTGACCCGAGCGTACTCAAAAAAGCAGCAGGTCAATTTGGCGTCGGTAAAATGGTGTTTGATTGACGCAGCTACTGTCGATACAGAGTTCAACGAGATTCTGGCTGACCGATGGCTGCGGCCACTGGGCAACAAGCATGCGTACGAAGCCATTGCGCCTCTTCTAACACTCACTGAGCATGGTGGTATGGTCATCTCGATGCGAGACTGGCTAGGGGGCCAGGAAAAGCTTGGTAAGGGCTCTACACTTAGCCTGGATGATGACGGCGAAGACGATGGGCCCTATGAACTATCAAAGATCCTGCTCGATAAACCGTCACTCACTACCAACAACATTCGTCTGATTCCTCCTGTTCGTGGAGGAGAGGATTCGCTCAAGCATATCCGTGTCGGAGCGTTTGGATACCCTTTGCCCGACTCGACTTTGGCGATTGTGAATCCTGAAACACGAAAGCTTCTGCCCAAGATGGTGGTTGGCGAGATTTGGATCGATTCGCCCTGTTTGAGTGGTGGATTCTGGGGTATGGGTCCGGAAACAGATATGGTGTTCCATGCGCGTTGTTACGGCAACAGCGGAATGCTGGATCTCGAGTTTCTGAGAACCGGACTGCTTGGATTCATCTACGGCGGAAAAGTCTATGTTTTGGGACTTTATGAGGACCGGCTTCGTCAACGTTATGATCCTGCCGATGAAGATGCGGACGCGACGGCAGGGGCAGGAAGCAGTGGGGCATCTACCAAGCAGCAGTCTCTCGTGGTTGCTCCACCCTACAGATACCACTACACTTCGCACCTGGTATATTCTTTGGTTCGAAAGGTGCCCAACGTGTTTGATTGCTCTGCGTTTGACATTTATCTTAACGAAGAGCATCTTCCCGTGGCCATTTTGGAGTCTACTCTTGCTGAACAGACGCCGATCAACCCTGGAGGCCCCGCTCGTCAGCTCAACTATGAGGCACTGGATGATCTTGCTCGAGGCTGTATTGCTGTATTGCAGGAGTCGCACAAGGTGCGTGTTTTCTGCGTTCTGATTACAGCCCCTCATACCCTTCCTCGAACCATGAAGAACGGTCGTTCTGAGATTGGAAACATGCTGTGTAAGCGGCGGTTCTCACAGGGTCTGTTGCCAGCAGTCTACTGCAAGTTTGGTATCATCCAGGCCCTCAAAACTATTCCTTGTGGTCAGGATCCTGAGGGAGGTATCTGGAGCTCTGCCATCAGTCACATTCGGTCCGACTACCTCGGTATGGCCGACAAGCAGTACTCCGGCATCGAGCTTCGAGATGTTGTTCGGGATGACCGGACCTCAACGCCTCTGTCTGCGTTTGGATCGCTAGTCGAAATCCTGCAATGGCGAGTGGCTCACCAGGCCGACGAACTGGCATACAGCACCATTCAGCAAAGTGGTAAGGAGGGTAAGGCCCTGAGTTGGAAAAAGTTTGACCAACGGGTGAGTACCGTGTGTCATTATCTCAAAAACAAGGTGGGTCTCAAGCAGGGTGATCATGCGCTGTTATTGTACACACACTCGGAAGACTTCGTTGTGGCTGTGTATGCGTGCATGGCTCTGGGCATTGTGGCTGTCCCCTTGCCTCCTCTAGACTCTGGACGACTACATGAGGATATCCCTGCCTATTGTGGCGTGATTTCCGAGTATAAGATCAAGGCGATTCTGGTCAACTCAGAGACGGAGACGTCGATGAAAGCCAAGCTGATCAGCCAGCAGAGCAAGCAGATTGCAGCCCAGCTCAAGGTCGTGTTACCCAAGAAGTACAACACTAGCAAGCCCAAGTTGGCACACTCGGGCACGCGCGATCTTCGGTACATTGTCAAGCCCGAAGACACGAACCGGCCTGCGGTGGTGTGGTTGACGTGGTCAGCCGAACATCGACGGTCAGGCGTCATGTTGACCCATAGGACACTTATGGGGATGTGTAAGGTGCAGAAGGAAACGTGTCAGATGGCATCCACCAAACCAGTGGTAGGATGTGTGCGATCCACTTCCGGCATCGGTTTCCTTCACACCTGTGCTCTGGGAGTCTATCTGGGAGCATCCACCTATTTGGTGTCTCCTATTGACTACACCGTCAACCCTTTGACTCTGTTCCTTGCCTATTCTCGgtacaaggtcaaggacgtATATTCCACTCCTCAGATGTTGGACTATGCCTGTGCTACGTTGAAGCCCAAGGGATTTTCTCTTGCCGAAACTCTCAACTTGATGATTGCGTATGACGGACGTCCTCGAGTTGATTTGGCCAAGAACCTGAGAATGCTATTCCTCTCCACTCAGCTTTCTAACACTGCCATCTCCTCCCTTTACTGCCATACTCTCAATCCCATGGTTGCCTCTCGGTCCTACATGGGTCTTGAGCCGATTGACCTCTGGCTGGATCCCATTGCCCTTCGACAAGGATACATTTCGGTCGTCAATCCCGAGAACTACCCCAATGCTCTCCATGTCCATGACTCCGGAATGGTCCCCGTTGGCACGCGAATCGCCATTGTCAACCCCGAGACTCGTCAGTTGTGCAAGGTCGGCGAGTTTGGCGAGATCTGGGTGTGGTCCGAGGGCAACGTTCAACAGGCGTATCCTGCCCGGGACGAGTTTGACCGTGCACGGTTCCAGGGCAAGCTGGATGACGATAGTAACGAGGCCCAAGCCATAACTCGTCAGGGCGACTACGTGCGAACTGGCGATCTTGGTTTCCTTCATACTGTGTCTCGATCGCTTGCGTCTGGAGGCCATGCTACAGAGATGCAGACCCTGTTTGTACTGGGTTCTCTGGGTGCTACCTTTGAGTCCCTTGGTCTGTCTCATTTCCCTCAAGACGTGGAGAACACCATTGAGGGCTCCCATCGACACCTGTGCTCAAATGGTTCCGTGGTGTTCCAGGCCGCGGACCATGTGATTGCTGTGTGCGAGGTGACCACAGACAAGTTTCTAGCGTCCCTGGTGCCCGTGATCGCGTCCACGGTGCTGGACGAACACCAGCTCATCATTAACGTGGTGGCCTTCATTCCGATCAAGTCCATGCCCAAGAGCAGGTTGGGCGAAAAGCAACGGGGCAAGGTGCTTTCGCAGTTTGTTTCCAAAAAGCTCAAGACGCTGCAGATTTTCGGCGTCTGCGAGGGCCAGTCTACTGTGCTCAAGttcatgaagaagaagtgaacggagtacgagtagtgtATTTATAGTCATTGTATTATATGAATGGTAGCGGTGGCGTGACGTAGATATACGAGAGCAGAGAAGATGCTATGCTCGACGGATATTCTTAGATCATCACTGAGCATGTTATCTCACGTCATGGCGTTATTAACAGTATACTTGACTTTTAAAAAGACATATCAATTATCAATTATTATACTTGAGGTTACTAACTGGCCGCTCACAAATGTAGATAAGACTAAGTTGATGAAGGCAAGTACAAACCACACTTGTACTCTGACTGAATGCGAGTCTCGTTAACTAGACGTCTCTAAGCGAAGTCACTCACAGGACTCAGGGACCGagcgtacaagtaccaggtACAAGTGTCGTCACAGTCGGAGAAACCAGAATGTTATCGTCACAGACTCTTACTAACTCTTTGGGAACAAGTAAATGAGTAGGTATAACATAAAACACTcacactacagtacactgtaAGTTGTTAGTTTCAGCACTCGAACTACGATGTACATTGTACGCCCATCTCGGTCTACGTAGTTCGGACAGTTGGATGTGTCCGCGCTCTGTTAATCAATCATATAATACATTATTTTATGCACACCCGCACTGGGCTGCTCTCACCTCCTTCCTGTTAGACATCACCTCATGCTTAGATAAACGCCAGCTCGGCAGATACGGACTGCGAGTTCTCCATGTCTCGACTGCTGGACATGGGCGAGTCACTGCTGGAGGCTCGACCCGAGTTTGTAAAGTTGACGAGTTTGGGAGAAGGGTTCATCTCATGCTCATAGTGGGGCTCCGACACAGAGTCGTGGTACCGGTGGTACCGGTCGTCGTCTGACGAGGTATCGTCGTCGTGGTTGTTCCAGCCGGGGACCAAGTTAGACGAGTCGCCCTTCCACTCCACCTCGGGAGTGTTATACTCCTCGTTGTCCTCAAAGTCAAACTGCTGGTTGGGGGGCTCCAGCTGCGATCTCAGTGACGAAGGAGAAGGTCTGTTGGTGCTCACAGCAGGaatgggaggaggaggagtgttGGTGAAGGTGTTGGGAGTGCCAGACAGAGTAGGAGTGTACTCGTTGGCTGCCTCAATGTTGGGAGTCAGGTGCTTATGCAGGTTGGGCGACTCCTCGGTCACCGACGCcaagttggagttgatctTGAGCGAAGAGTTGGGCCGCGAGTTGGACACAAACTGTTGCGCGATGTAGGGCTCTTCCtcggaggagatggagccaATAGAATGCTGTGCAGAGTGTCCAGAGTGTCCAGAGTGCTGGCCAGTGGAGTTGGTGCCAATGTGGTGGTAGTTGGGGGAGTCGTCATCGATCACGGACTGTCGGGGAGTGAGAATCATGGACTGAGTGGGGTTCATGAACTCGCTGTCAGTGTTTCTTCGGCCAGCAAGGCCAATGGGAGAGTGAGGAGGCTGCATGTGCTGGTCATGCATATGCTGTTgctcctcatcgtcgtcaaCCAGTCGCACAGAGAACAGCTCGTCAGTGGAAACGGTCGCCAGAGAAGCCATGGACTGGCGGTCCTGCCACCGTCTAGTGGAATCAATTGTCTGTCGCCATGACTTTCGGGGCTGGACAGTCTGAGCAGGCTGCTGAACtccagcggcagcagcagctccagcagcagcggcacCCTCAGAGAGACCGGCTCCGGTGTGAGCTCCAATACCATGGGGCTGGGTGTAGTAGTCAGAATCCACGTTGGGCATTTCGGGAACATTATCAGGTCGCTCTTCGATCTCACGGTCAACGTGTGTTCGCTCAGAGGAGTACATGGAGgcgtcgtcgctgtcgtACTGGTCGACCTTGAAGAAATTCATGGCCGAGAGTCGCTTGGGCGTGTCCCAGTCCTCATCCACCTCCTTACCCTTGTCCATCATTATGGGAGCAGCAATTCCGGGACCTCCAGGACCTCCGTTGGGAGACTTGGAAGGCGTCAGAGGCGACACGCGGGTCTTTTCAGGACCCAGGTACATATCGTCGAGATCCTGGTGGCCATCGTCGAAGGGAATGGGATGCGAGATGTTTGCCTTTTCAAaatcgtcgtcgttggacttgttgttgtgtcGCTTTCGtcgccagcagcagaacaCCAGCAGAGCCAGTGCAATGAGACCGATAGGAATACCTACACCGCAGCCCACCGCCACAGCAGTGGTGTTGGACTTGTTGGTAGTCTTAACGGGGATGGGAGTGGCAGACGAGGTAGaggaagagctggaagTAGGCTCTGTGGAagaagctgtggaagaggctgtggaagaggcTGTAG from Yarrowia lipolytica chromosome 1D, complete sequence encodes:
- a CDS encoding uncharacterized protein (Compare to YALI0D05357g, similar to Saccharomyces cerevisiae YOR093C; ancestral locus Anc_2.191, similar to uniprot|Q9C3Z2 Cochliobolus heterostrophus Peptide synthetase-like protein) — its product is METPNLSIPEGISDELRVPLEKLIHDFKEGDITAKGYQKRREQLIAVYIQRHQHSRSSDRVDDSPASSRPASHHIYSLSKDLGSASSPSSFDVAHESVGEEEEALLMPLEPREIPDTMRDPHNTAVAMAKFDNLPSILRHRAKTNAAHTAIITLDDAKGKDVNVITWEKLASKAERVAQMIRDKSNLYRADRVALLYQDSEVVEFAVAILGCFLAGVVAVPINPFYHFKDTTYVMHTTQIHLALTTEVTYKIVHKHMVQDRQQWPKGVEWWKTNEFGSYQKPSKHAEMPALQVPDLAYIEFSRSPTGDLRGVVMSHRTIIHQMTCLTAMLKSRDKFVQPDNRYQRGDVILSSLDSRQSIGLIMGVLLTVYTGSTLVWIPHSALAVPGLYANAISRHKVTILLSDYPALKQVAYNYQSFPQLTRAYSKKQQVNLASVKWCLIDAATVDTEFNEILADRWLRPLGNKHAYEAIAPLLTLTEHGGMVISMRDWLGGQEKLGKGSTLSLDDDGEDDGPYELSKILLDKPSLTTNNIRLIPPVRGGEDSLKHIRVGAFGYPLPDSTLAIVNPETRKLLPKMVVGEIWIDSPCLSGGFWGMGPETDMVFHARCYGNSGMLDLEFLRTGLLGFIYGGKVYVLGLYEDRLRQRYDPADEDADATAGAGSSGASTKQQSLVVAPPYRYHYTSHLVYSLVRKVPNVFDCSAFDIYLNEEHLPVAILESTLAEQTPINPGGPARQLNYEALDDLARGCIAVLQESHKVRVFCVLITAPHTLPRTMKNGRSEIGNMLCKRRFSQGLLPAVYCKFGIIQALKTIPCGQDPEGGIWSSAISHIRSDYLGMADKQYSGIELRDVVRDDRTSTPLSAFGSLVEILQWRVAHQADELAYSTIQQSGKEGKALSWKKFDQRVSTVCHYLKNKVGLKQGDHALLLYTHSEDFVVAVYACMALGIVAVPLPPLDSGRLHEDIPAYCGVISEYKIKAILVNSETETSMKAKLISQQSKQIAAQLKVVLPKKYNTSKPKLAHSGTRDLRYIVKPEDTNRPAVVWLTWSAEHRRSGVMLTHRTLMGMCKVQKETCQMASTKPVVGCVRSTSGIGFLHTCALGVYLGASTYLVSPIDYTVNPLTLFLAYSRYKVKDVYSTPQMLDYACATLKPKGFSLAETLNLMIAYDGRPRVDLAKNLRMLFLSTQLSNTAISSLYCHTLNPMVASRSYMGLEPIDLWLDPIALRQGYISVVNPENYPNALHVHDSGMVPVGTRIAIVNPETRQLCKVGEFGEIWVWSEGNVQQAYPARDEFDRARFQGKLDDDSNEAQAITRQGDYVRTGDLGFLHTVSRSLASGGHATEMQTLFVLGSLGATFESLGLSHFPQDVENTIEGSHRHLCSNGSVVFQAADHVIAVCEVTTDKFLASLVPVIASTVLDEHQLIINVVAFIPIKSMPKSRLGEKQRGKVLSQFVSKKLKTLQIFGVCEGQSTVLKFMKKK